From the Deltaproteobacteria bacterium genome, the window ATCCGCGAAAACGTCAAACCCGCCCTGGCCGACCTTTTGGATCGGATCAAAGGCGAAGCCATCACCAAACAGGAACTTTCAGAATAACCGGAGAGCACATGAAGCGTCACCATCGTCACTCTGTCATCCACCATCTTCTGCTTGGCGTCGTGCTGATCTTTTTCGCCGCGTCCAGTCAGGCCGCGACCGATCTGCCGACACCCACAGGCGGCACCAATTTCGATTATGCCTGGCTCAAGGGCCGGGCCAAGTTCCTGTCGGAACAGCCTTATGTCAGTCATGAAGGCGAACTGCCCAAGTCGCTCCAGAAACTGACCTGGGACCAGTACATGCAACTGGCCTTCGACTCGGACCACGCCCTGTGGAAGAGCGAAGCATCTCTGTTCCGGGCCGAACTCTTCCATCTTGGCCTGTTCTTCAAGACGCCCATCACCATGTATGAACTCAAGGACGGCAAGGTCAAAGAGATCGACTACACGCCGGACCTGTTCAGCTATGGCAAATCCGGCGTCAAGGGCAAGGAACTGCCCAAGAACCTCGGCTTCGCCGGCTTCCGACTGCGCTACCACACGGACTGGACCCGCGACCTGATCGCCTTTCTGGGCGCGAGCTATTTCCGGGCCGTGGGCGGTGAAATGCAGTACGGCATGTCCGCGCGCGGGCTGGCCGTGGACACGGCCCTGCCGCGTGACGAGGAATTTCCGACCTTCACCCATTTCTGGCTGGAACAGCCCAAGCCCGGCAGCGACACGGCCACGGTCTATGCCCTGCTCGACTCGCCCAGCGTGACCGGCGCGTACCGTTTCGACATCCGCCCCGGCCAGACCCTGACCATGAAGGTCGACGCGGCCGTGTACCCGCGCAAGCCCATCGAGCGCCTGGGCATCGCGCCTCTGACCAGCATGTACATGACCGGCGAGAACGACCGCCGCACTAGCTACGACTGGCGCCCCGAGCTGCACGACTCCGACGGCCTGGCCATGCACAACGGCAACGGCGAATGGATCTGGCGGCCCCTGAACAATCCGCCCTTCCTGCGCTTCAACGCCTACATGGACCACAATCCGCGCGGCTTCGGCCTGATCCAGCGCGACCAGAAGTTCGACCACTATCAAGACGACGGCGTATTCTATGACAAGCGCCCGAGCGTGTGGATCGAGCCCATCGGCCAGTGGGGCACGGGTTCGGTGCAGCTGGTGGAAATCGCCAACCTGGACGAAACCTTCGACAACATCGTCGCCTTCTGGAAT encodes:
- a CDS encoding glucan biosynthesis protein D codes for the protein MKRHHRHSVIHHLLLGVVLIFFAASSQAATDLPTPTGGTNFDYAWLKGRAKFLSEQPYVSHEGELPKSLQKLTWDQYMQLAFDSDHALWKSEASLFRAELFHLGLFFKTPITMYELKDGKVKEIDYTPDLFSYGKSGVKGKELPKNLGFAGFRLRYHTDWTRDLIAFLGASYFRAVGGEMQYGMSARGLAVDTALPRDEEFPTFTHFWLEQPKPGSDTATVYALLDSPSVTGAYRFDIRPGQTLTMKVDAAVYPRKPIERLGIAPLTSMYMTGENDRRTSYDWRPELHDSDGLAMHNGNGEWIWRPLNNPPFLRFNAYMDHNPRGFGLIQRDQKFDHYQDDGVFYDKRPSVWIEPIGQWGTGSVQLVEIANLDETFDNIVAFWNPAEPVKAGQELLFSYNMYWGTNPPVQTRLAKVVDTFTGLGGVVGLKRKYYSQRFAVDFSGGDLAMIGKDTEIKPVLSTSAGRIEITSVRPQHAINGFRCMFDVVPPDDTQNPINLRLYLEANGRPLTETWIYQWTPPAANNRELHNPGHLDKQPGNE